TAGAGGCATGATCCAAAATCGGTACTTGCCAGGTATTTTAGTGGGGTTTGGATCAGCTCTGTATCAGTATCATCTTAGAGATGGAGATAAGGTGTTAATGCAAAACAGCTCAGAATAAATGATCATTGAACACAACCAAGAACCAACCAAGGAACCGACCAAACAAGAAGGATGtaccaaaggaaagaaaggcaaaaataaaatgaaaaaatagtagACTTGATGTGTTAATTAAATTCAAGTATTCAAAATCATTTGGATGCTACTTGAAGATGTTTTCTGCTTATGAGCTAACTTCCCTACTCTGTATAAAATAAACTTGAAAGCCAGTGGCTAAAACATTTTAGCTTAGACTAAGGTTATCATCAGAGCCAGTCAAAGAGCACATTTCTCATTGAGAAACTGTCAGTTATGAACTCAAGCCCCATTTTTCTAGTAAAAACTATGAAACAATTTTCTCTTGAATCtagattttgaaattaaaatattcacatgGTCCcaatataaaatgtgttttgttgttaTATGAATATGTCTTTAGTAGCTGATGGGTAacttcttttattatttctgatcTGTTCTAGTTATGGTTACTGCCAAGTGCACAGCACTCAAATGTTTATACTAACATTCCTAAAAGAAGTCAAGAACCTTATATTGCAAGATGCCATGGCAATCGGCCTTATTCAGGTGTTCCTGACCTCCTCAAAGACTGGACTCTTACCACtagagatattttaaataatcctAGTTGTTGAGAAGACAGTGCGAGATATACGCACAGTGAGAAGTGTCCTAAATCTGTGCAAAAACATGTTTGCAAAGTCCCATTTAATCTAAACATTATATACAGGAATATGTAAAACGCAGGAGCATAGAGACAGTCATGCTCTTTATAAATAACATACACATCAAACTCTGGTTGCATATCTGCCTTCACAGGTTTAACCTGCTGAGCTcatgcttttgaaatgtaaaaagaGCATTTGCAGAATAACCTAAGGGAATTCCTTTAGGGTCTATGGCTGGCTGGGACAGCTATGTTTGCTGTACacaaagtaagttaaaaaaaaaaaaaaaaaggcagaaaaatctcagccaaaaatatttctccagtgcCACATGGAGATGAACTCTGAGGTGAACAACTGCACATCAGCACTCAGGAACGTGAAACCTGTTGGAATGATACAATTTGCCAAGAAACCAAAGCAATTCTTATCTAAGGAAATGGCAAGACTACCACTGGCATTGCTGATTTTGGGGCTATGCCCTGAGGTTAGGTTTGCAGCCACAGCCAGCTGTGGCCTGATGGGGTAGCCACACCATCAGTCACATGGGTGATACACATAATGACAGAAGGTTTTGCAAACTCCGCCTGGGGAACCCAATCCTACTGAACAGTGAGTAATCAGATTTGAAGAGGTTGAGTAACTAGAAAGGCATTTTTAGCACCTTGCAAGATCAAACATTGGTTGCTGTAGTTGAATTCTGGTTGGGGAAGACAGTCACCTGTTAGCATCAGTGGTGTATTACAATGAGGAAACATTTTGTGGCATTATGAACTCAaacttttctttgaaagaaatctaAATAGCATCCCATATGAAAAGCATCGCCGTGCTCAGAACAAAAACGTTGCTTACTTCtgacatttcaaagttttaagTGTAATTTATTCAGCTGTAATTTTTACTAAGTTATTAAGTGCAGACCAAAGTTATTAAATAACTAATTTGTCTTTTAGAATGACAAATGGTATTGAGTGATGAGTGGTTGAATGCGCAAGGTCTGAATTGCAGGCTTTTCCATTAACAGACAAATGAAGACACAAGTGAAATGTGAGTCCAACATCAAGCACATTTTGTGAAGACTAAAGGAGATGAGTGTTTCTAAaaggacagcaggaaaagaatgactaggaataaagaaaaaagttacattgTGAGTACAGTCTTTCCTCTAAGAGCATTGTGCACATCATTTTACTCTAAGATTGCTTTCCACAAGCACATTGCTGAGTAACCTTTTATGATCTAATGAAAGAAGTCCATACCTTTCCTGATCCCTCCATCAGTAGCACACGTGTAATCACCTGTCGTCAGTAGGAAACATGTTCCCCCTCTTCTGTTTTTGTCTCTTGTACTAGAGCGTCTGATGGGAGGGAGCCTTTCACCAGGTGAGAGTGGCTGCTCACTTCCTGCACTGTCTTCACCTGATAACACTGGTTAAAGCACCATGCCCATTTACAGACAATAATGAATGAGGAAATGAGACATCACAAAGAGCTTACGCTGAATGCCGGATATTCCCATCACTCAAAAAATAGTTATAAGGTAAATCattagaagaaaacaagattGCAATTCACGATTAATCAGTACAAAATGgcaaaaagtatattttttattCAAGAACAAATGATCTGTTGACTTTCCTGTTCTTCTTTGCACTCATGAAGTTATACTAAACTaacatgaaataagaaataatcaAATCAAGGCTCAGTTAGTTGCTTATTATGGACTGTAACTTTTCAGAGTACAGTCAGCCTTGGATATTTCAAAcaagtatttattattttggCTATCTTTTTTGCTAAACAAGAGGTCACGTTAGTCATTTTTGCTTAGAATATGTTgtttagcatattttaaagacaaCCCCTCCCCCAGGAGGGTTAAATTTTCAACATTTGGCACTAAAACCTGTTTTATAACACACCTGGCTTTCATTTCTATACTTATCACACTTGCACTGCTTGTCATCATAAGTACCCAATGTTAAATGCTGTCTTTGGTCTCTGTAGTTTATTTTGTCAAACAGCGAAACTCTTACCTCTCCTGATTTGGCACTCCCAAAGGActctcttttaaaattatctacTGTTTCAGATTCAGGCcacacttcaagaaaaaaagtctctgctCAGTACAGCACATAACAGGTAATGGCATGTTGTTGACTTCAGCTTTACCTTTGCACTTAAACCTGAGCATGTGTTTTTCTGAGCTGGTAATGCAAAGGGCTATATTCAGCCTTGAAGTTCTGCACAGAATTCCTAGTGACTCTAATAGCATTGTCTACCAGAAATAAAGCTACAGTACACGATGTGAGCTGTGGCACTACTGAAGAGAAAGTTAACACTTTTAAATGGCTCCTTTTTGCATATCTGCTTTCTCTCTAACTTCAAGGATTATAACACCTTGTAAATACAGCTGCAGACACAGAAAAGTGTCTCTTTGCTCTGATCACAGTGAGCCTCCTCCATTCCAGAATACCTTTAGTAGGACCCGATGGCATAAAAAAGCTGTTATCACTAACACTTTAAAGATGTTGTCTGAAAGTGGGTATCAGTCAAAGCACTGTAAAACTAACTATATTCCACCCTCAGTGTGAGTCCTTTCAAGGATTTCCATCCTCTTAAATATATTTAGGATGTTCAAAAAGCTGTGTTAACTTCGTCTGTGAACACTCACTCAGAGACTGAAACCGAGCTTCTTTGAACATAAATGCTATTCAGTAACTGAGCAACAGACCAAAGATGGATATTGTTCAGAGACCGATTTTCCagactctttttaaaaaaattcaattactGAATGAGACCAGTCATGGCTGGTTTTGTTCTTATTATTCTTTAGCAGCTTTCCAGCAGGAGTCTTATGACTGGTATGTGAGCTTTGTAATCAGATTGTGcttggcttaaaaataaaaacattcaagaaacaaacaaaaaaatccttgctgctaaaaaaactgttttaattataCTGAGAGATAAAATTTACTCTTTAATTTGAAGAGATACAGAATAGGGGGCAGTGGCTTGGAGGGGCAGAGGCTGTCATCTGATATGCATTTTCACAGCGATTAGCACAAAATACTCCTTATCCGTCATTTGGAACTCTAACAAATAAGGTAATATAAATCATAAAAATCAACACTAATAACGATGATGTTGCGAGGGgctgtcattttcattttgcttgacAAACTTTACATCAGCTATGCTATTATCATTCAATTAATAGTAAATATCATGCAATGTCTCATCTAACACAGACAAAGGAGGTTCTCCTAGCCAGGGAAGCAGAATgccaaatggaaagaaagctaGAAAGAGAATGTCTTCTTATTTCCTTTGAGTGCTGGGCTTTTGATGTAAAGCACCTCCTCCTTTTAAATGACTGCTTCTTTGTAGGATCTTGCTTAACAGGCCACGATGTGGCACAGGCAAAGCTGACACAAGAGACAGACACTGAGGCAAAACACCATGGAGTCCAACAGGGTGGGACACGGTGGCTGCTCAAATAGTCACAAGTCatgcagaaaaacaagaaacatcCATATGACGCAACAAacaacaggcaaaagaaaaggttGATATCATCAGCAGGAAAGCATTCTCAACAGAGCAAGCAAAACTGTATAGACCAGCTACATAGAGGTTTGGGAACATCGCTATACCTATTTTGTCCTCTACAAGACTGACACACGCAAACACTGGAGGGGAGAAGGGTGGGAGCTACGTCTTCTCCTGGCAGAAAGACTGGCTGCTTTCTGACTCCTACCGAACATACTGGTCTATAAAGTGTTTTCAGAGGACATGCATTTCCAGTGGGGTCCTACCTGATGATCTGTTGTGCTCCATCAGCTGGTTGTCCTTGCCCAGGCAGATGTCACCCTGCGTGCTATTGCAGGCCATGTTCAAGTCTGTCTTGCAGAAGGTGGGCGAGCTGGCTTGCGGAGCAGGAGGGATGTGTTTCTTCCGCTTCCTTGGCAGTTTCTGCTTTGCCATGGCCAGGGAGTAGTACATCCCAAAATTGTTAACTATCACAGGCACAGGCATGGCTATGGTGAGCACCCCTGCCAGTGCACACAGGGCTCCCACCAGCATGCCTGACCAAGTCCGTGGATACATATCCCCGTATCCCAGGGTGGTCATGGTGACTACAGCCCACCAGAAGCCAATAGGGATATTTTTGAACTGTGTGTGCTCACTCGCTGATGGGTCATTAGGCTGGGCTCCCACCCGCTCTGCGTAGTAGATCATGGTGGCAAATATCAAAACACCGAGTGCCAGGAATATTATCAGCAGCAAAAATTCGTTGGTGCTGGCTCGCAGAGTGTGGCCCAGCACCCTGAGGCCCACAAAGTGCCGGGTGAGCTTGAAGATTCGCAGGATCCTCACGAACCTTACCACCCTGAGGAAACCAAGCACGTCCTTAGCAGCTTTGGAGGAGAGCCCGCTCAGGCCCACTTCTAGGTAAAAGGGCAGGATGGCCACGAAGTCAATGATATTCAAGAGGTTTTTGATGAATTCAAGTTTGTTCGGGGAAAAAACAACACGTActaaaaattcaaatgtaaacCATACCACACAGACTCCTTCCACGTACGTCAGGGCAGGATCTGTCTCAATTTCATACTGTAGCACAGTTTCTGTCCCGTTGACGACCAGCTCAGTTTTGTTTACAATTGTATTGAAAGCTTCATGTGTTTCCAGGCAAAAGGTTGTGATTGAAACTAGGATGAAGAATAAAGAGGCAAAGGCgatgaactgaaacaaaaagagtgAAAAGAGACATCAGAACCACACAGCTCTTCACATTAATACTAACGATGTCAGTGATCATTATAAATCTGTTACTGATTCATCCCCCAAATGATTCACAAATTCGTGTGTATAAAACTCTGCATCTAGGCCAGAGGAGAGCAGACAGCTCTCACGCGTAGGTCAGGAATCTGGGAGCAGGAAAAATCTTAGTGATGGACACCATGACAGGCTGCAACTCATTCAGAAAGTGGCAACAAATTCTTTAATCGGTGCTAAATCATCTGAATTCCATTCAGTTGTCAAGGTACCTTACAAACAGCACCCATACACACCAACCACAGCAAGATTTGAGGCTGTCCACCTCTCACATAGTGGAAAACGGGGCTGACCCTAATGGTCTTGACATTATGGTTTAGGAATTTACACCTGGCCTGAGGGGCACCTCAGAGAGTCCTAGGAACAGATCCAAACACCGTGTTTCCTTTGGATTTTCAATGGTTCACAAACACAGGATATTTACTGATAGAAGATGCCTTCCGTGTTACAGGTAGAGTTGGTTTCACAGCCTGTTATGTTCGCAGTCATCCATCACTCATACTCTTAGGCAGGACTAAGAGTAAACCTAGCG
The genomic region above belongs to Mycteria americana isolate JAX WOST 10 ecotype Jacksonville Zoo and Gardens chromosome 1, USCA_MyAme_1.0, whole genome shotgun sequence and contains:
- the KCNC2 gene encoding voltage-gated potassium channel KCNC2 isoform X2; protein product: MGKLEDNERVILNVGGTRHETYRSTLKTLPGTRLALLACESQSESPGGEEPPPPPPNPPPPAGGCPEPGSGCSPRGSGGASEFFFDRHPGVFAYVLNYYRTGKLHCPADVCGPLFEEELAFWGIDETDVEPCCWMTYRQHRDAEEALDIFEAPDLLTGEPPPDGDDDDLAAKRLGIEDVGAAAEGKGGRWRRLQPRVWALFEDPYSSRAARFIAFASLFFILVSITTFCLETHEAFNTIVNKTELVVNGTETVLQYEIETDPALTYVEGVCVVWFTFEFLVRVVFSPNKLEFIKNLLNIIDFVAILPFYLEVGLSGLSSKAAKDVLGFLRVVRFVRILRIFKLTRHFVGLRVLGHTLRASTNEFLLLIIFLALGVLIFATMIYYAERVGAQPNDPSASEHTQFKNIPIGFWWAVVTMTTLGYGDMYPRTWSGMLVGALCALAGVLTIAMPVPVIVNNFGMYYSLAMAKQKLPRKRKKHIPPAPQASSPTFCKTDLNMACNSTQGDICLGKDNQLMEHNRSSVLSGEDSAGSEQPLSPGERLPPIRRSSTRDKNRRGGTCFLLTTGDYTCATDGGIRKVLYRIYHGFLTAEKGTMEFSHTKDCTGKRLLLLNGP
- the KCNC2 gene encoding voltage-gated potassium channel KCNC2 isoform X7; this encodes MGKLEDNERVILNVGGTRHETYRSTLKTLPGTRLALLACESQSESPGGEEPPPPPPNPPPPAGGCPEPGSGCSPRGSGGASEFFFDRHPGVFAYVLNYYRTGKLHCPADVCGPLFEEELAFWGIDETDVEPCCWMTYRQHRDAEEALDIFEAPDLLTGEPPPDGDDDDLAAKRLGIEDVGAAAEGKGGRWRRLQPRVWALFEDPYSSRAARFIAFASLFFILVSITTFCLETHEAFNTIVNKTELVVNGTETVLQYEIETDPALTYVEGVCVVWFTFEFLVRVVFSPNKLEFIKNLLNIIDFVAILPFYLEVGLSGLSSKAAKDVLGFLRVVRFVRILRIFKLTRHFVGLRVLGHTLRASTNEFLLLIIFLALGVLIFATMIYYAERVGAQPNDPSASEHTQFKNIPIGFWWAVVTMTTLGYGDMYPRTWSGMLVGALCALAGVLTIAMPVPVIVNNFGMYYSLAMAKQKLPRKRKKHIPPAPQASSPTFCKTDLNMACNSTQGDICLGKDNQLMEHNRSDNCKEVVITGYTQAEARSLS
- the KCNC2 gene encoding voltage-gated potassium channel KCNC2 isoform X6; protein product: MGKLEDNERVILNVGGTRHETYRSTLKTLPGTRLALLACESQSESPGGEEPPPPPPNPPPPAGGCPEPGSGCSPRGSGGASEFFFDRHPGVFAYVLNYYRTGKLHCPADVCGPLFEEELAFWGIDETDVEPCCWMTYRQHRDAEEALDIFEAPDLLTGEPPPDGDDDDLAAKRLGIEDVGAAAEGKGGRWRRLQPRVWALFEDPYSSRAARFIAFASLFFILVSITTFCLETHEAFNTIVNKTELVVNGTETVLQYEIETDPALTYVEGVCVVWFTFEFLVRVVFSPNKLEFIKNLLNIIDFVAILPFYLEVGLSGLSSKAAKDVLGFLRVVRFVRILRIFKLTRHFVGLRVLGHTLRASTNEFLLLIIFLALGVLIFATMIYYAERVGAQPNDPSASEHTQFKNIPIGFWWAVVTMTTLGYGDMYPRTWSGMLVGALCALAGVLTIAMPVPVIVNNFGMYYSLAMAKQKLPRKRKKHIPPAPQASSPTFCKTDLNMACNSTQGDICLGKDNQLMEHNRSSGYEKSRSLNNIAGLTGNALRLSPVTSPYSSPCPLRRSRSPIPSIL
- the KCNC2 gene encoding voltage-gated potassium channel KCNC2 isoform X4 — protein: MGKLEDNERVILNVGGTRHETYRSTLKTLPGTRLALLACESQSESPGGEEPPPPPPNPPPPAGGCPEPGSGCSPRGSGGASEFFFDRHPGVFAYVLNYYRTGKLHCPADVCGPLFEEELAFWGIDETDVEPCCWMTYRQHRDAEEALDIFEAPDLLTGEPPPDGDDDDLAAKRLGIEDVGAAAEGKGGRWRRLQPRVWALFEDPYSSRAARFIAFASLFFILVSITTFCLETHEAFNTIVNKTELVVNGTETVLQYEIETDPALTYVEGVCVVWFTFEFLVRVVFSPNKLEFIKNLLNIIDFVAILPFYLEVGLSGLSSKAAKDVLGFLRVVRFVRILRIFKLTRHFVGLRVLGHTLRASTNEFLLLIIFLALGVLIFATMIYYAERVGAQPNDPSASEHTQFKNIPIGFWWAVVTMTTLGYGDMYPRTWSGMLVGALCALAGVLTIAMPVPVIVNNFGMYYSLAMAKQKLPRKRKKHIPPAPQASSPTFCKTDLNMACNSTQGDICLGKDNQLMEHNRSERLPPIRRSSTRDKNRRGGTCFLLTTGDYTCATDGGIRKGYEKSRSLNNIAGLTGNALRLSPVTSPYSSPCPLRRSRSPIPSIL
- the KCNC2 gene encoding voltage-gated potassium channel KCNC2 isoform X1 — encoded protein: MGKLEDNERVILNVGGTRHETYRSTLKTLPGTRLALLACESQSESPGGEEPPPPPPNPPPPAGGCPEPGSGCSPRGSGGASEFFFDRHPGVFAYVLNYYRTGKLHCPADVCGPLFEEELAFWGIDETDVEPCCWMTYRQHRDAEEALDIFEAPDLLTGEPPPDGDDDDLAAKRLGIEDVGAAAEGKGGRWRRLQPRVWALFEDPYSSRAARFIAFASLFFILVSITTFCLETHEAFNTIVNKTELVVNGTETVLQYEIETDPALTYVEGVCVVWFTFEFLVRVVFSPNKLEFIKNLLNIIDFVAILPFYLEVGLSGLSSKAAKDVLGFLRVVRFVRILRIFKLTRHFVGLRVLGHTLRASTNEFLLLIIFLALGVLIFATMIYYAERVGAQPNDPSASEHTQFKNIPIGFWWAVVTMTTLGYGDMYPRTWSGMLVGALCALAGVLTIAMPVPVIVNNFGMYYSLAMAKQKLPRKRKKHIPPAPQASSPTFCKTDLNMACNSTQGDICLGKDNQLMEHNRSSVLSGEDSAGSEQPLSPGERLPPIRRSSTRDKNRRGGTCFLLTTGDYTCATDGGIRKGYEKSRSLNNIAGLTGNALRLSPVTSPYSSPCPLRRSRSPIPSIL
- the KCNC2 gene encoding voltage-gated potassium channel KCNC2 isoform X5, whose product is MGKLEDNERVILNVGGTRHETYRSTLKTLPGTRLALLACESQSESPGGEEPPPPPPNPPPPAGGCPEPGSGCSPRGSGGASEFFFDRHPGVFAYVLNYYRTGKLHCPADVCGPLFEEELAFWGIDETDVEPCCWMTYRQHRDAEEALDIFEAPDLLTGEPPPDGDDDDLAAKRLGIEDVGAAAEGKGGRWRRLQPRVWALFEDPYSSRAARFIAFASLFFILVSITTFCLETHEAFNTIVNKTELVVNGTETVLQYEIETDPALTYVEGVCVVWFTFEFLVRVVFSPNKLEFIKNLLNIIDFVAILPFYLEVGLSGLSSKAAKDVLGFLRVVRFVRILRIFKLTRHFVGLRVLGHTLRASTNEFLLLIIFLALGVLIFATMIYYAERVGAQPNDPSASEHTQFKNIPIGFWWAVVTMTTLGYGDMYPRTWSGMLVGALCALAGVLTIAMPVPVIVNNFGMYYSLAMAKQKLPRKRKKHIPPAPQASSPTFCKTDLNMACNSTQGDICLGKDNQLMEHNRSSVLSGEDSAGSEQPLSPGERLPPIRRSSTRDKNRRGGTCFLLTTGDYTCATDGGIRKDNCKEVVITGYTQAEARSLS
- the KCNC2 gene encoding voltage-gated potassium channel KCNC2 isoform X3, which produces MGKLEDNERVILNVGGTRHETYRSTLKTLPGTRLALLACESQSESPGGEEPPPPPPNPPPPAGGCPEPGSGCSPRGSGGASEFFFDRHPGVFAYVLNYYRTGKLHCPADVCGPLFEEELAFWGIDETDVEPCCWMTYRQHRDAEEALDIFEAPDLLTGEPPPDGDDDDLAAKRLGIEDVGAAAEGKGGRWRRLQPRVWALFEDPYSSRAARFIAFASLFFILVSITTFCLETHEAFNTIVNKTELVVNGTETVLQYEIETDPALTYVEGVCVVWFTFEFLVRVVFSPNKLEFIKNLLNIIDFVAILPFYLEVGLSGLSSKAAKDVLGFLRVVRFVRILRIFKLTRHFVGLRVLGHTLRASTNEFLLLIIFLALGVLIFATMIYYAERVGAQPNDPSASEHTQFKNIPIGFWWAVVTMTTLGYGDMYPRTWSGMLVGALCALAGVLTIAMPVPVIVNNFGMYYSLAMAKQKLPRKRKKHIPPAPQASSPTFCKTDLNMACNSTQGDICLGKDNQLMEHNRSSVLSGEDSAGSEQPLSPGERLPPIRRSSTRDKNRRGGTCFLLTTGYEKSRSLNNIAGLTGNALRLSPVTSPYSSPCPLRRSRSPIPSIL